The segment ATCACATTGTTTCAAGCCAGAAGAATTTTTCACCTCTAAGCTAAGCTGTTGACGAAAACTGTTATCTAATTCTGCCATCTCCTGATTAACTGAACTCACTTGATAAGGTAGTGATAATGGTAAAATAGAATAATCTTGTTGTTTAATTTTTCGTCCGCCTAAAATTTCTTCTAAACTAGCATTAGGATGATTCTCTTCCAAATAATTCTTAACAGCTTGTTGATGTTTCTCAAACTTTTGCTTAATTAATTCCTGATCTACATTAGTCGCTGAATTACCTCCTGTTCCAATAGTTGCATTATCTTCTAATTTTTCCATCAATCCTTTCGCATCAAAGGGAACTTTCTCTTTTAAATCAACTCCTTCTATCCTTTTATACTGCTTAAAACTTGGATCAAGCGGCACCCAGCCTTTTCCATTTTCATCAGCAGATGCACCTCGATAATTTGTTACAGGTACTTTAGCTTCTACCCAAGTATGCTCCATTTCAACATAAGATATTTCATTACCCTGCATTACAGCTGTGGAAGGAACTCCATTGGTAGCAAAAAAACTAGCTGCAGTCTTAGCATCCTCAATTCCAACCCAGTTTTTAACTTGTTCTATTGGTACTCTGACTGTACCATAAACATATCGAGCAGGAATTCCTGAGGCACGATATAATGAAATTAATAACGATGCTTGATCAAAATCATTACCTGCTTTCTGCCATAAAGTTTCCTGCGCTCCTCTAACAGAACCATAATATGGTTCATAATCAAAGTTATTTTTCACATATTCATAAATTTTAACTGGATCATGGTCTAATTGTTGAGCTAATTCTTTAATCTCAGGTGTTATTTGAATTTCAGTAGTCTCTTGTAAATCTTTTGGCTTACTTTGATAACTATTTAATGAATTAAGTTTATTGGTTGATTGGCTACTTGTACTATATTCATAAGCAGGAGTAACCGAATCATAATCCTCTGGTTTCCTCGGATTAAAATCAGGTCTCTTTTGCGGCAAATCATTATCTTTAAGAGGATTAAATTTTTTCGGCAGCCATTTTTCCTTTATCTTTTTCTTTAAATCTTTTACTTTTGAGGATTGAAGACTACTACTCTTGCTAGCACCTATAATAGCATTTACGCCTGATAAAAGACTCTCTTTCTTTTCTTTATACTGTTTCACAAATTGATCGTGTCTTTTTAATATCTCTGGTGAAATATTTTGCTTCTTTAATTTTTTCTTAGTTTTGGAAAATCCTTTTAAAATATCCTTATCTAATTTTTTAATATCTTTAACTAAATTTTTCAACTTTTTATTGCTAGTATGTTTATATGTAGCATCTTTCTCCCTTTTTTCCAAAACATTCATCAAGGTCTTAATTTTGTTTTCTAAAGTTTGGATCTTTGTATCTGTTGTAACCTCTCTTCTAGAAACAGATTGATTTAAATTATTTTTTCTTTGGGACATAGCCCAAGCTGCATAATAACCAGTCGATAAAGTCATATGTAATACTAATAAAACAATAGTTAAAATTAGACACTTTGCATTAGTAAACTTCTTTATCATCATGAAAATCCTCCCAATTATATTAATTTTCATTTATTATACCAAAATATTCAAAATAAAACAATGGTTAATTGGGATCGATTTCCATATTTTTGGTTAAATCTTAATTATTTAGATAATCAACACCTATTACTGCACTAATACTAACAAAAGAGAAAGAGCACAATGAAAATAATTTCACTCTTCTTTCTAATATTGATGATAAACTATTTATATATTTGACAGTCCACTCTTTACTCAGATAGGAAAGTAACAATCTATAATTTTTCATCGAAATTTTCATCTTTTAAATTCTGTTTTGTTACTTCTAAAATCTATATTTACCATCTTTTTTTATAATAAGTTGGCGATATATCATTTGTTCCTGAAAAGTGTTAATTAACCTTGTATCCAATATCAATTGGAATTTGATTTGCAACTACCCTTGTAGTTTGAAAAATTATTCTATACAATATAAGTAGTTAATTTATTGTAAGTAATAATATATTTAGATAAAATTAGAAAATTATATAAGAAACTAAAATAATAAGGAGGAATAATAATGGAAATATATTCTTGGAATGTTAATGGAATTAGAGCAGTTAAAAGAAAGGGATTTCTTGAATGGATAGAAGAGACAAAACCAGATGTATTAGCTTTACAGGAAATTAGAATTCAACCTCATCAAATTCCTAATAAACTAGAAAATATAGATAACTACTATTCTTATTTTAATTGTGGAGATAAAAAAGGATATAGTGGAGTTGCTTTATATACTAAAGAAGAACCGAATCAAGTAGAATTTGGATTAGAAATTGATAAATTTGATCGGGAAGGAAGAGTATTAACTGCTTATTATGATGATTTTACTTTATTAAATATTTATTTTCCGAATGGCCGCAGCAGTCAAGAAAGGCTAGATTATAAATTAGATTTTTATGATGCTGTATTCGAATATTGCCAAGAATTACGAAAACAAGGACATAGTTTAATTATTTCTGGGGATTATAACACAGCCCATCATCCAATTGATTTAAAAAACCCTGATGACAATCGTAATAAGTCAGGCTTTTTAAAAATTGAGCGAGAATGGTTAGATAAATTGGAAGAACATGATTATGTTGATACATATAGAGAGTTCAATCCTAAGGAAATAAAGTATTCATGGTGGAGTT is part of the Sporohalobacter salinus genome and harbors:
- a CDS encoding exodeoxyribonuclease III, whose translation is MEIYSWNVNGIRAVKRKGFLEWIEETKPDVLALQEIRIQPHQIPNKLENIDNYYSYFNCGDKKGYSGVALYTKEEPNQVEFGLEIDKFDREGRVLTAYYDDFTLLNIYFPNGRSSQERLDYKLDFYDAVFEYCQELRKQGHSLIISGDYNTAHHPIDLKNPDDNRNKSGFLKIEREWLDKLEEHDYVDTYREFNPKEIKYSWWSYRTRARERNAGWRIDYHFVTKDLMTNIINADVLTEVMGSDHCPVWLKIETDT
- a CDS encoding transglutaminase-like domain-containing protein — translated: MIKKFTNAKCLILTIVLLVLHMTLSTGYYAAWAMSQRKNNLNQSVSRREVTTDTKIQTLENKIKTLMNVLEKREKDATYKHTSNKKLKNLVKDIKKLDKDILKGFSKTKKKLKKQNISPEILKRHDQFVKQYKEKKESLLSGVNAIIGASKSSSLQSSKVKDLKKKIKEKWLPKKFNPLKDNDLPQKRPDFNPRKPEDYDSVTPAYEYSTSSQSTNKLNSLNSYQSKPKDLQETTEIQITPEIKELAQQLDHDPVKIYEYVKNNFDYEPYYGSVRGAQETLWQKAGNDFDQASLLISLYRASGIPARYVYGTVRVPIEQVKNWVGIEDAKTAASFFATNGVPSTAVMQGNEISYVEMEHTWVEAKVPVTNYRGASADENGKGWVPLDPSFKQYKRIEGVDLKEKVPFDAKGLMEKLEDNATIGTGGNSATNVDQELIKQKFEKHQQAVKNYLEENHPNASLEEILGGRKIKQQDYSILPLSLPYQVSSVNQEMAELDNSFRQQLSLEVKNSSGLKQCDYKGSIPDLASKRISLFYTAATKEDAELIKSYLPKEPADGEEINPEDLPDSLPAYLIDVKPQIRIDGKVVATGDPVTMGTKQDFYINFSYPTYVGDSSSKVHNKVTAGASYALTLDTGKISNQQLNDKMSKLKQMKKHLKEKNFNQLSPKELAGDMLHNIGISYFSELDMFNELLAKSTGVRSIRLTSTAVTAMDLKVSYIFGMPRNVSPGGLSIDVDRDIHSVLSITGNEEQRKNYNMVSGVISSYLEGDVFEQAFGSKGISTIHIFKCANRQGIPLYTINQDNINSVLPKLEYSEDKKHKFRDLVNNGKVITVPKKKVNIKGWNGTGYIVLNSDDGTGAYMISGGLSGGKLIDNLKDVIGESWLISLLTLISYKNLGPIGGYIYTLHDALTPNFMSYKKMLKLTSDQYNYIKDLEFVATCISYIGAATALLAITPFIPVGASFALGMGIATYFISSLIKAYKRTLLDIWTFFLRYYYCVNLNNKFKQIKV